In a single window of the Cupriavidus basilensis genome:
- a CDS encoding efflux RND transporter permease subunit gives MALVLLGVVSYFQLPVAPLPEAEVPTIQVNALLPGASPDTIASSVATPLEVQFSAIPGIAEMTSTSALGSASIVLQFTLDTRLDSAVQEVQAAINRASSRLPPDMPSMPTWRKVNPADSPVAIIGVHSDSLSLTEVSDYAERVLVREIGQLPGVGLITTTGLRRPAIRVQASPVALAGVGLTLADIRTAIRAASRNAPKGALYGDTRVSTLDTNGQLLEPGAYGDLVVAWRGGSPVFLKDVAQVTLGPEDAYVNAFPNGRPGVALSIMRQPGANIVGTYDRIARALPALRQALPAAIQVEITNDRTRTIRASLHEVELTLVITIALVIGVMALFLRQWSATLVVAAVLVVSLAATFAAMYLMGFSLNNLTLVAVVVAVGFIVDDAIVVIENIHRYQETGLSMRQAALRGVEEVGSTVLSIGLSLVAVFIPLLFMSGVVGRLFREFALTSAVAILISVVISLTLAPSLAAVAMRRGAHGVDFQQSRLSAWLVQRYAVGLRWCLRRQGLMLSVFGITVCLSAAGFALMPKGFFPLQDTAFIVGTSQAAADVPYTAMLEKHRALTEIIRADPAVLTITQSVGMTGGSQTLANGRFWIVLKDRSDRDVSASALIDRLRPKLAAIPGIQLYLRAAQDINIGAGQPRAQYQYVLKASDTGSLYTWSQRLAAELQKEPLYRDLSSDLQLGANVIRLQIDRAAAARLGLTAGDVDDALYNAFGQRQINEFQTDTNQYKVVLEVDGDGRGNIETLQSLRLRSPVSGDMVPLSAIVTIAAPGAGPVSILHHGLLPAVNISFNLAARAPLGDAVARIDEIRRRIGMPASIQGTFLGSAQAFQEALAGQPSLILAALLAVYIILGVLYESLVHPLTILSTLPSAAIGALAFLWLGGFDFSIMALIGVILLIGIVKKNGILLIDFALEARRARGISPGQAIYEAALTRFRPIMMTTLAALLGAVPLMLGFGTGAELRQPLGVAVVGGLLLSQMLTLFTTPVVYLGLDRLSRYHRRPVQLQQPAAAAE, from the coding sequence ATGGCGTTGGTCCTGCTGGGCGTAGTCAGCTACTTCCAGTTGCCCGTCGCACCGCTTCCTGAGGCCGAAGTGCCAACCATTCAGGTCAACGCGCTACTGCCTGGAGCAAGTCCCGACACCATAGCGTCGTCAGTCGCCACACCGCTCGAGGTCCAGTTTAGTGCGATCCCGGGCATCGCGGAGATGACGTCAACCAGCGCATTGGGCTCCGCTAGCATCGTCCTCCAGTTCACGCTGGATACACGGCTCGACAGCGCCGTGCAGGAGGTACAGGCGGCGATCAACCGGGCCAGCAGCAGGTTGCCGCCCGACATGCCGTCCATGCCGACCTGGCGCAAAGTCAACCCAGCCGACAGCCCAGTCGCGATCATTGGCGTGCATTCCGATTCGCTCTCGCTGACCGAGGTCAGCGACTATGCAGAGCGTGTTCTGGTGCGCGAGATCGGCCAATTGCCCGGCGTGGGCCTGATCACTACCACCGGCCTGCGCAGGCCGGCCATTCGCGTGCAGGCGTCGCCCGTGGCGCTCGCGGGCGTCGGCCTGACACTGGCGGACATCCGCACCGCCATTCGCGCCGCCAGCCGCAATGCGCCGAAAGGCGCGCTGTATGGCGACACGCGCGTGAGCACGCTCGACACCAACGGCCAGTTGCTCGAGCCAGGCGCCTACGGCGACCTCGTGGTTGCCTGGCGGGGGGGCAGCCCGGTATTCCTGAAGGATGTGGCACAGGTCACGCTGGGCCCAGAGGATGCCTACGTGAACGCATTTCCTAACGGCCGGCCAGGTGTCGCCCTGTCGATCATGCGCCAGCCCGGTGCCAATATCGTCGGGACATATGACCGCATCGCACGTGCCCTTCCTGCCCTGCGCCAAGCGCTGCCCGCAGCCATTCAGGTAGAGATCACCAACGACCGCACCCGCACAATTCGCGCCTCCCTGCACGAGGTCGAGTTGACGCTGGTGATAACCATCGCGTTGGTGATCGGCGTGATGGCGCTGTTCCTACGCCAGTGGTCTGCCACACTGGTCGTCGCGGCGGTGCTGGTAGTGTCCCTGGCGGCCACCTTCGCGGCCATGTACCTGATGGGTTTCAGCCTGAACAACCTGACGCTCGTCGCTGTGGTGGTGGCGGTTGGCTTCATCGTCGATGACGCCATCGTCGTGATCGAGAACATTCATCGTTATCAGGAAACCGGGCTGAGCATGCGACAAGCCGCGCTGCGCGGCGTGGAAGAGGTCGGTTCGACCGTTTTATCAATCGGGCTGTCGCTGGTGGCCGTGTTCATCCCGCTCCTGTTCATGTCTGGCGTGGTCGGCAGGCTGTTCCGCGAGTTCGCGCTGACCTCTGCCGTGGCCATCCTGATCTCCGTGGTCATTTCTCTGACGCTGGCGCCATCGCTGGCTGCCGTGGCCATGCGCCGGGGTGCGCATGGCGTTGATTTCCAGCAATCCCGGCTGTCCGCATGGCTCGTGCAGCGGTACGCCGTCGGACTGCGCTGGTGCCTGCGCCGACAGGGCCTCATGCTAAGCGTGTTCGGCATCACTGTATGCCTCAGTGCAGCCGGCTTCGCGCTGATGCCGAAGGGCTTCTTTCCTCTGCAGGACACAGCCTTTATCGTCGGCACCTCCCAGGCGGCCGCCGATGTCCCATACACGGCCATGCTCGAGAAGCACCGTGCGCTGACTGAAATCATCCGCGCCGATCCTGCCGTGCTCACGATCACCCAGTCAGTAGGTATGACCGGTGGCAGCCAGACACTGGCCAACGGGCGCTTCTGGATAGTGCTCAAGGACCGCTCGGACCGCGATGTTTCAGCCAGTGCCCTAATCGACCGGCTGCGGCCCAAACTGGCGGCAATACCGGGCATTCAGCTTTATCTGCGCGCGGCGCAGGACATCAACATCGGCGCGGGCCAGCCGCGCGCCCAATATCAATATGTGCTGAAGGCGAGCGACACCGGCAGTCTGTACACTTGGTCGCAGCGGCTGGCCGCTGAACTACAGAAGGAGCCGCTCTACCGCGACTTGTCCAGCGACCTGCAGCTTGGCGCCAACGTCATTCGCCTGCAAATTGATCGCGCAGCTGCCGCCCGCCTGGGTCTCACCGCAGGCGATGTAGACGACGCGCTATATAACGCCTTCGGCCAGCGCCAGATCAATGAATTCCAGACCGATACCAACCAGTACAAAGTGGTGCTGGAAGTCGACGGCGACGGCCGAGGCAATATCGAGACGCTTCAATCGCTCCGGCTGCGCTCGCCGGTTTCCGGCGACATGGTGCCGCTCTCAGCCATCGTCACCATCGCCGCGCCAGGTGCCGGGCCGGTTTCGATCCTGCACCACGGCTTGTTGCCCGCCGTCAACATATCGTTCAACCTGGCTGCGCGAGCGCCGCTCGGCGACGCCGTGGCGCGGATCGATGAGATACGCCGCCGCATCGGCATGCCCGCCTCCATCCAAGGCACATTCCTCGGCTCGGCCCAGGCATTCCAGGAGGCGCTGGCTGGTCAGCCGAGCCTGATCCTGGCTGCGCTGCTCGCTGTATACATCATCCTCGGTGTGCTGTACGAGAGCCTGGTCCATCCGCTCACCATCCTGTCCACGTTGCCGTCGGCCGCCATTGGCGCTCTCGCCTTCCTGTGGCTTGGCGGCTTTGACTTCTCGATCATGGCGTTGATCGGCGTAATCCTGCTGATCGGCATCGTCAAGAAGAACGGCATCCTATTAATTGATTTCGCGCTCGAAGCGCGGCGCGCGCGCGGCATCAGTCCTGGACAGGCCATCTATGAGGCCGCGCTCACGCGCTTCCGTCCTATCATGATGACCACGCTGGCAGCTCTGCTAGGTGCCGTACCGCTGATGCTCGGCTTCGGTACCGGCGCGGAGCTACGGCAGCCCCTCGGCGTGGCCGTGGTCGGCGGCTTGCTGTTGAGCCAGATGCTCACGCTCTTCACCACCCCAGTGGTCTACCTGGGACTTGACAGGCTCTCGCGTTACCACAGGAGACCCGTGCAATTGCAGCAGCCGGCGGCTGCCGCGGAATAG